CGGCCGGAGTACATGACGTGGACGTCGTCGCAGAGTCCGGCGACGACGCCGAGATCGTGGGTGATCATGATCATCCCGCAGCCGCTCTCGGCGACCAGCGTGCGCAGCAGGTCGAGGATCTGCGCCTGGATGGTGACGTCGAGCGCCGTCGTCGGCTCGTCCGCGATCAGCAGCTTCGGCCGGCAGGCGATCGCGATGGCGATCATGACCCGCTGGCGCATGCCGCCGGAGAGCTGGTGCGGGTACTCGCCGAGGCGGCGCACCGGGTCGGGGATGCCGACGCGGCGCAGCAGCTGTTCCGCCTCGCCCTTCGCCTCGCCCTTGGTCAGCCCGGCGTGCCGGGTGAGCACCTCGACCAGCTGCTTGCCGTTGGTGACCACCGGGTTCAGCGACGTCATCGGGTCCTGGAAGATCATTGCGACGTCGCGGCCGCGGACGTCGCGCAGGGCGCGCTGGTCCATGTCGGTCAGCTCGTTGCCGTCGAGGGTGACGGTGCCGCCCACCTCGACGCCGCGCGACGGCAGCAGCCCCATGACGGCCAGCGACGTCACCGACTTCCCGGACCCGGACTCGCCGACGATGCCGACGGACTGGCCCGCGGCGACGTCGAAACTGACGCCGTCGACGGCGCGCACCGGATCGCTGCCGGACCGGGTGAACGTGACGGACAGGTCGCGCACTTCGAGCAGGCTCATGCCGTCACCGCCGGAACTTCGGGTCGAGGGCCTCGCGCAGCGACTCGCCGACCAGCGTGAAGCCGAGCGCGGCGAGGACGATGGCGAGGCCGGGGTAGATCGCCAGCATCGGCGCCGACGTCAGGGTCTCCTGCGCGTCGGTGAGCATGCGGCCCCACTCGGGCGCCGACGGGTCGCTGCCGGACAGCCCGAGGAAGGCCAGCCCGGCCGCCTCGACGATGGCCAGCGCCAGCGTCAGCGTGCCCTGCACGATGACCGGGGTGAACGAGTTCGGCAGCACGTGCCGGAACACGATCGCCGAGCGCGAGATGCCCAGCGACCGCGCCGCCAGCACGTAGTCGGCGCCGCGCTGCCCGAGCATCTCGCCGCGCAGCAGCCGGGCGAAGATCGGCACGTTCACCACGGCGATCGCGATCATCACCGAGGTGAGGCTCTGGCCGAGCATCGCGGCGACGGCGATGGCGAACAGCAGGCCGGGCACCGACAACATGATGTCGACGAAGCGCATGACGACGGTGTCGACCCAGCCGCCGAACGCGCCGGCCAGCACGCCCAGCGCGATGCCGGCGATGGCGCCCAGCGCCAGCGCGACGACGCCGATCAGCAGCGACTGGCGCGCGCCGTAGATGATGCGGGAGAACACGTCGCGGCCGAGCGGGTCGATGCCCAGCCAGTGCTCGGCGGACGGGCCCGGGTACTGGCCCGGGCGGACCTGGTCCAGCCAGGAGTTGTCCGTGGGGGAGTACGGCGCGATCAGCGGCGCGAAGATCGCGACCAGGACGAAGACGGCGATGAGCGCCATGCCCACGACCGCCATCGGGTTGCGCACCAGCCGGCGCAGGGCCTCGCGGCCCAGGCTGGACGGCGGCCGCGCGGCCGCCTCCGTCGGGGCCGGGGCCGGTCCGCCCGGCTCGCCGGCGACCACCTCGTTGACGCTCATGAGACCCTCACCCGCGGATCGAGCAACCCGTAGACCAGGTCGACGATCATGTTGATGACGACGTACACGACGGCGATGACCAGGATGAACCCCTGAATGGTCGGGAAGTCGCGTTGCACGATCGCGTCGGCCATGAACTTGCCGACGCCGGCGAACGCGAACACGGTCTCGGTGAGCACCGCACCGGCCAGCAGGACGCCGAGCTGCAGGCCAATGACGGTCGTCACCGGCAGCATCGCGTTCTTCAGCACGTGCCGACGGGTGATGGTGCCCGGCAGCAGGCCCTTGGCCTCAGCGGTGCGCACGTAGTCCTCGTTGACGACGTTGAGGACCGACGCCCTGGTGATGCGGACGATCACCGCGAGCGGGATCGACGCCAGCGCCAGCGCCGGCAGGATCAGGTGCTGGATGGCGTCCCAGCTGGCGTCCAGGTTGCCGGTGACGATGCCGTCGAGGACGTAGAACCCGGTGGGATGCTCCGCCCGGGCTCTCGGGTCGGCTCGGCCGGCCGTGGGCAGCCAGCCGAGCTCGACCGAGAAGACGTACTTGAGGATGTACGCCAGGAAGAAGATCGGGATCGTCACGCCGAGCAGCGACCCCGTCACGGCGAGGCTGTCGATCCAGGTGCCGTAGCGCCGGGCCGCCAGGTACCCCAGCGGGATCCCGACGGCGACGGCGATCAGCAGCGCCGCGAGCGCGAGCTCGATGGTGGCCGGGAACCGGCGCACCATCTCGTCGATGACCGGCTGCCCGGTCTGCAGCGACGCGCCGAAGTCGAGCCGGACGGCCCGCCCCAGGAACTGGAGGTACTGCT
This Jiangella alba DNA region includes the following protein-coding sequences:
- a CDS encoding ABC transporter ATP-binding protein codes for the protein MSLLEVRDLSVTFTRSGSDPVRAVDGVSFDVAAGQSVGIVGESGSGKSVTSLAVMGLLPSRGVEVGGTVTLDGNELTDMDQRALRDVRGRDVAMIFQDPMTSLNPVVTNGKQLVEVLTRHAGLTKGEAKGEAEQLLRRVGIPDPVRRLGEYPHQLSGGMRQRVMIAIAIACRPKLLIADEPTTALDVTIQAQILDLLRTLVAESGCGMIMITHDLGVVAGLCDDVHVMYSGRIVESAGTKDLFARPSHPYTDGLLQSIPRIDDDDPADLLHTIPGSARDTVAWERGCAFQPRCERAVAECLSGPPPVTELGTPIVPHPVRCLRPVGQDVSLHEGNVAR
- a CDS encoding ABC transporter permease, translating into MSVNEVVAGEPGGPAPAPTEAAARPPSSLGREALRRLVRNPMAVVGMALIAVFVLVAIFAPLIAPYSPTDNSWLDQVRPGQYPGPSAEHWLGIDPLGRDVFSRIIYGARQSLLIGVVALALGAIAGIALGVLAGAFGGWVDTVVMRFVDIMLSVPGLLFAIAVAAMLGQSLTSVMIAIAVVNVPIFARLLRGEMLGQRGADYVLAARSLGISRSAIVFRHVLPNSFTPVIVQGTLTLALAIVEAAGLAFLGLSGSDPSAPEWGRMLTDAQETLTSAPMLAIYPGLAIVLAALGFTLVGESLREALDPKFRR
- a CDS encoding ABC transporter permease, which codes for MLRFIVRRLLLLVPILLGLSVLLFAWVRALPGGPAQALLGERATPEAVAAIESQLGLDRPLWEQYLQFLGRAVRLDFGASLQTGQPVIDEMVRRFPATIELALAALLIAVAVGIPLGYLAARRYGTWIDSLAVTGSLLGVTIPIFFLAYILKYVFSVELGWLPTAGRADPRARAEHPTGFYVLDGIVTGNLDASWDAIQHLILPALALASIPLAVIVRITRASVLNVVNEDYVRTAEAKGLLPGTITRRHVLKNAMLPVTTVIGLQLGVLLAGAVLTETVFAFAGVGKFMADAIVQRDFPTIQGFILVIAVVYVVINMIVDLVYGLLDPRVRVS